The following are from one region of the Bacillota bacterium genome:
- a CDS encoding IS5/IS1182 family transposase gives MYRRPTGQMVIEDFVLPFEGKLDANNRWVKLAKIIPWEQIENEYADLFPSNTGTVA, from the coding sequence ATGTACCGGCGTCCCACCGGTCAGATGGTTATTGAAGACTTCGTACTTCCCTTCGAAGGAAAACTTGATGCCAACAACCGCTGGGTGAAACTGGCCAAGATAATACCCTGGGAGCAGATCGAAAATGAATATGCCGATCTTTTCCCGTCCAATACCGGTACAGTGGCAAA